A genomic segment from Alistipes senegalensis JC50 encodes:
- a CDS encoding glycoside hydrolase family 28 protein, with product MNLKFVTICAAAILATAADCRARTPQPDSSFGDRPFEMPHVPRPAIPDRTVSIADFGGVGDGHALNTAAFADAIDALAALGGGRVDVPEGVWLTGPIVLKDNIELHVGQNAVIVFSDDKSLYPLVETTFEGLNTLRCQSPLSARGVRNVAVTGCGVIDGNGDAWRAVKRDKLNPRQWKELVQSGGVLSDDGKTWYPSESYRFGATSGADQNVSTWAATRADFERMRDFLRPVLVAIHNCENVLLEGVTFQNSPCWNIHPAMCTNLIVNDITVRCPDYAQNSDGIDIESCRNVVLTGSRFDVGDDGICIKSGKDKAGRDRGIPCENILVDNCIVFHGHGGFVVGSEMSGGVRNVRVSNCVFSGTDVGLRFKSTRGRGGVVERIWIEDISMNDILQEPLLFDLFYGGKSASEALAEGPEAEPTDLAPKAVDETTPAFRNIRIRDVRCRGARRAMYFNGLPEMNVEHVTVENTFIYAETGARINESSDVVLRNVQIIPERGPALMLNNVKNLRAEGFVTSEGMERALVVTGSRNRGIAVASAQITGENADLSGSAARYVVIK from the coding sequence ATGAACCTGAAATTTGTGACGATCTGTGCGGCGGCGATCCTGGCTACGGCTGCGGATTGCCGGGCCCGCACCCCGCAGCCGGATTCCTCCTTCGGCGACCGGCCGTTCGAAATGCCGCATGTTCCGCGGCCTGCGATTCCCGACCGTACGGTCAGCATCGCCGACTTCGGCGGCGTGGGCGACGGCCATGCGCTCAATACGGCGGCCTTCGCTGATGCCATCGACGCCCTTGCGGCCCTCGGAGGCGGTCGTGTGGATGTCCCCGAGGGCGTCTGGCTCACGGGGCCCATCGTGTTGAAAGACAATATCGAACTCCATGTCGGGCAGAATGCCGTGATCGTTTTCAGCGACGACAAGTCGCTCTATCCGCTGGTCGAGACCACTTTCGAGGGGCTCAACACCCTGCGCTGCCAGTCGCCGCTGTCGGCCCGCGGCGTCCGGAACGTAGCCGTCACGGGCTGCGGCGTGATCGACGGGAACGGCGATGCGTGGCGTGCCGTGAAGAGGGACAAACTCAATCCCCGTCAGTGGAAGGAGCTGGTGCAGAGCGGCGGCGTGCTTTCCGACGACGGAAAGACGTGGTATCCCTCGGAAAGTTACCGCTTCGGGGCCACCTCGGGAGCCGACCAGAACGTCTCGACGTGGGCCGCGACGCGCGCCGATTTCGAACGCATGCGCGATTTCCTGCGTCCGGTCCTGGTTGCCATCCACAACTGCGAAAACGTCCTGCTGGAGGGCGTCACTTTCCAGAACTCCCCCTGCTGGAACATCCATCCGGCGATGTGCACCAATCTGATCGTCAACGATATTACGGTCCGCTGTCCCGACTACGCGCAGAACAGCGACGGCATCGACATCGAGTCGTGCCGCAACGTCGTGCTGACCGGTTCGCGCTTCGACGTGGGCGACGACGGCATCTGCATCAAGAGCGGCAAGGACAAGGCGGGCCGCGACCGGGGCATTCCGTGCGAGAACATCCTCGTCGATAACTGCATCGTCTTTCACGGCCACGGCGGCTTCGTCGTCGGCAGCGAGATGTCGGGCGGCGTGCGCAACGTCCGGGTTTCGAACTGCGTCTTTTCGGGTACCGACGTGGGGCTGCGCTTCAAGTCCACGCGCGGCCGCGGCGGGGTGGTGGAGCGCATCTGGATCGAGGATATTTCCATGAACGACATCTTGCAGGAACCGCTGCTGTTCGACCTTTTCTACGGCGGCAAATCGGCCTCCGAGGCGCTTGCCGAGGGGCCGGAGGCCGAGCCCACCGACCTGGCGCCCAAGGCTGTTGACGAGACCACGCCTGCGTTCCGCAACATCCGTATCCGCGATGTCCGGTGCCGCGGAGCCCGCCGCGCGATGTATTTCAACGGCCTGCCGGAGATGAACGTCGAGCACGTGACCGTCGAGAATACCTTTATTTATGCCGAAACCGGGGCCCGGATCAACGAATCTTCGGACGTTGTGCTGCGCAACGTGCAGATCATCCCCGAGCGGGGGCCTGCGCTGATGCTCAACAACGTCAAGAACCTCCGTGCCGAAGGTTTCGTGACCTCCGAGGGTATGGAGCGTGCCCTGGTCGTGACGGGCAGCCGCAACCGCGGCATCGCCGTCGCCTCGGCACAGATCACCGGGGAAAATGCGGACCTTTCCGGAAGCGCGGCCCGTTATGTCGTTATCAAATAG
- a CDS encoding DUF4861 family protein, with protein MKRIFVLLLALGALCTLSARTLKCSYRVTVAGSRPECPVVIRDVPGWARSAVVSSEGSRQIPSQLDERLGELVFVADISGARDFRVVYSSAPDKRVFKSRVHAQMWLKNPDKSLRAADTLSSTQNDMYHKLHHHGPAFESEYAAYRIYFDNKQTIDTYGKKRPRLELAETMWYPSDEQLAAGYGHDNLRVFGSVGVGTLKGWDAGKRKMVHIADFRRREARILAKGPVRTIVEMRVEGWRYGGREIDMTSRYILYAGHSDVQVENLIEGDSEGLVFTTGVMKMAENRVCRQDGIIVAFGQDYPENDTLKWEKERVGLAVAVPQEQAVSQIDDKTSYLFQLVPDARGHIDYVFDTRWRKSEWLEGRSDAECAEELAESVRAARTAAVVSRIR; from the coding sequence ATGAAACGGATTTTCGTCCTTTTACTGGCTCTCGGCGCCCTCTGCACCCTGAGTGCCAGAACTTTGAAATGCAGTTACCGCGTGACGGTCGCGGGTTCGCGGCCCGAATGTCCGGTCGTGATCCGGGATGTGCCCGGGTGGGCCCGAAGTGCCGTCGTGTCGTCCGAAGGCTCGCGGCAAATCCCCTCCCAGCTGGACGAACGGCTGGGCGAGCTGGTCTTCGTCGCCGACATCTCCGGAGCGCGGGATTTCCGGGTCGTTTATTCCTCGGCGCCCGACAAGCGGGTGTTCAAAAGCCGCGTGCATGCCCAAATGTGGTTGAAAAATCCGGATAAGAGCCTGCGGGCGGCGGATACGCTCTCCTCGACGCAGAACGATATGTATCACAAGCTCCACCACCACGGTCCGGCTTTCGAATCGGAGTATGCCGCCTACCGCATCTACTTCGACAACAAGCAGACCATCGACACCTACGGCAAGAAACGGCCCCGGCTGGAGCTGGCCGAGACGATGTGGTATCCTTCGGACGAGCAGCTGGCCGCCGGTTACGGGCACGACAACCTGCGGGTCTTCGGCTCGGTGGGCGTGGGGACGCTCAAAGGCTGGGACGCCGGGAAGAGGAAGATGGTCCACATCGCCGATTTCAGACGCCGCGAGGCCCGGATACTGGCCAAAGGCCCCGTCCGCACGATCGTCGAGATGCGGGTCGAAGGGTGGAGATACGGAGGCCGCGAGATCGACATGACTTCGCGCTACATCCTCTACGCCGGACACAGCGACGTGCAGGTCGAGAACCTCATCGAGGGCGATTCCGAGGGGCTCGTTTTCACGACGGGCGTGATGAAGATGGCCGAAAACCGGGTTTGCAGGCAGGACGGCATCATCGTCGCTTTCGGGCAGGATTACCCCGAGAACGACACCCTGAAATGGGAGAAAGAGCGTGTCGGGCTGGCTGTCGCCGTGCCGCAGGAGCAGGCGGTTTCGCAGATCGACGACAAGACCAGCTATCTTTTCCAGCTCGTGCCCGACGCCCGCGGACACATCGACTACGTGTTCGACACGCGCTGGCGCAAGAGCGAATGGCTCGAAGGCCGCAGCGACGCGGAGTGCGCCGAGGAGCTTGCGGAGTCGGTCCGTGCGGCCCGCACGGCGGCCGTGGTTTCGCGGATTCGGTAG
- a CDS encoding TIGR03915 family putative DNA repair protein: MLVFRYDKTFDGLLSALFDAYSLHVFPEALIGPGEPEPLFTERVHDVVTDEAHAARVWRGLERRLIARARSMFVYAWHGEQAGGDLLMLRCLRRVFDEGEGVVADQADPDMKALHRLALRVSHERERMKQFVRLQKAADGTYFAAVTPEHDALPLALDYFTDRFADQRWLIYDRKRDYGYYYDGASARRVTLEDDRGMIADKLADEWLAEDERRFQLLWKSYFRALAIPQRTNERLQRRMMPRRYWKHLTEME, from the coding sequence ATGCTGGTCTTTCGTTACGATAAAACTTTCGACGGGCTGCTGTCGGCCCTGTTCGACGCCTATTCGCTGCACGTGTTTCCCGAGGCGCTGATCGGCCCCGGGGAGCCCGAGCCGCTCTTCACGGAGCGCGTCCACGATGTCGTGACCGACGAAGCCCACGCCGCCCGCGTGTGGCGGGGGCTCGAACGGCGGCTCATCGCCCGCGCCCGTTCGATGTTCGTCTATGCCTGGCACGGGGAGCAGGCCGGGGGCGACCTGCTGATGCTGCGCTGCCTGCGGCGTGTTTTCGACGAGGGCGAGGGAGTCGTCGCCGATCAGGCCGATCCCGACATGAAGGCCCTGCACCGGCTGGCGCTTCGGGTTTCCCACGAACGCGAACGCATGAAGCAGTTCGTGCGGCTGCAAAAGGCCGCCGACGGCACCTATTTCGCCGCCGTCACCCCTGAGCACGACGCCCTGCCGCTCGCCCTCGACTATTTCACCGACCGCTTCGCCGACCAGCGGTGGCTTATCTACGACCGCAAACGCGATTACGGATATTATTACGACGGCGCCTCGGCGCGCCGCGTCACGCTGGAGGACGACCGGGGGATGATCGCCGACAAACTCGCCGACGAGTGGCTTGCCGAGGACGAGCGGCGGTTCCAGCTCTTGTGGAAGAGTTATTTCCGGGCGCTGGCCATTCCCCAGCGGACGAACGAACGCTTGCAGCGCCGCATGATGCCGCGCCGTTACTGGAAACACCTGACCGAAATGGAGTGA
- a CDS encoding putative DNA modification/repair radical SAM protein codes for MKATVLEKLKVLAESAKYDVSCASSGVTRRSRPGDVGSTAGWGICHSFTADGRCVSLLKIMLTNVCIYDCAYCINRRSNDIPRAAFTPGELTELTIEFFRRNYIEGLFLSSGVVRNPDYTMERMVRVARDLRTVHRFNGYIHLKSIPGASPELVAEAGRYADRMSVNIEIPTERNLRLLAPDKSYESIYRPMSYIQQGVLQSAEERTRFRHAPRFAPAGQSTQMIVGATDESDRDILLLSSSLYARPTMKRVYYSGFIPVNPYDKRLPALDKAPLVRENRLYQADWLMRFYGFRADEIADERTPRLDLEIDPKLAWALRHPEFFPVDVNRADYEMLLRVPGIGVKSARLIVTSRRYRTLTQQSLRQIGVVMKKAQYFILCRELTSGQGVNELRPEQVRRLLTAPQRRRSDKNEGQLTLF; via the coding sequence ATGAAAGCGACCGTGCTGGAAAAACTTAAGGTGCTGGCCGAATCGGCCAAATACGACGTTTCGTGCGCGTCGAGCGGCGTCACGCGCCGCAGCCGTCCGGGCGATGTGGGCAGCACGGCGGGGTGGGGCATCTGCCACTCCTTCACGGCCGACGGACGCTGCGTCTCGCTGCTGAAGATCATGCTCACCAACGTCTGCATCTACGACTGCGCCTACTGCATCAACCGCCGCAGCAACGACATTCCGCGCGCCGCCTTCACTCCCGGCGAGCTGACCGAGCTGACGATCGAGTTTTTCCGCCGCAACTACATCGAGGGGCTGTTCCTCTCGTCGGGCGTCGTCCGCAATCCCGACTACACGATGGAGCGCATGGTCCGCGTGGCCCGCGACCTGCGCACGGTGCACCGCTTCAACGGCTATATCCACCTGAAAAGCATTCCCGGGGCCAGTCCCGAACTCGTCGCCGAGGCCGGGCGCTATGCCGACCGCATGAGCGTCAATATCGAGATCCCCACCGAACGCAACCTGCGGCTGCTGGCTCCCGACAAGAGCTACGAGAGCATCTACCGCCCGATGAGCTACATCCAGCAGGGGGTGTTGCAGAGCGCCGAGGAGCGCACCCGCTTCCGTCATGCGCCGCGCTTCGCGCCCGCGGGGCAGAGCACGCAGATGATCGTCGGGGCCACCGACGAAAGCGACCGCGACATCCTGCTGCTGTCGTCGTCGCTCTACGCCCGGCCCACGATGAAGCGCGTCTACTATTCGGGCTTCATCCCGGTGAATCCCTACGACAAACGGCTGCCCGCGCTGGACAAGGCGCCCCTCGTGCGCGAAAACCGGCTCTATCAGGCCGACTGGCTGATGCGCTTCTACGGATTCCGGGCCGACGAGATCGCCGACGAGCGCACTCCGCGCCTCGATCTGGAGATCGACCCCAAGCTGGCCTGGGCCCTGCGGCATCCCGAATTTTTCCCGGTCGATGTCAACCGCGCCGACTACGAGATGTTGTTGCGCGTGCCGGGCATCGGGGTCAAGTCGGCCCGGCTGATCGTCACTTCGCGCCGCTACCGGACGTTGACGCAGCAGTCGCTGCGACAGATCGGCGTGGTGATGAAGAAGGCGCAGTATTTCATCCTCTGCCGCGAACTCACCTCGGGGCAGGGTGTCAACGAACTCCGCCCGGAGCAGGTGCGCCGCCTGCTCACCGCCCCGCAGCGGCGGAGGTCCGATAAAAACGAAGGGCAGCTGACCCTGTTCTGA
- a CDS encoding RNA recognition motif domain-containing protein, whose amino-acid sequence MNIYVSHLSWGTSSEGLGNLFAQFGEVASANVITDRETGRSRGFGFVEMPDDDQARKAMEQLNGASFEGQTITVNEARPREERPSGGFGGSRGGGYGGGSRGRRF is encoded by the coding sequence ATGAACATTTATGTTTCGCATCTGAGCTGGGGCACGAGCAGTGAAGGCTTAGGGAATTTATTCGCACAGTTTGGCGAAGTCGCTTCGGCCAACGTCATCACTGACCGGGAAACGGGTCGTTCGCGCGGTTTCGGCTTTGTCGAAATGCCCGACGACGACCAGGCTCGGAAAGCGATGGAACAGCTCAACGGCGCCAGCTTCGAGGGGCAGACGATCACCGTGAACGAGGCTCGTCCCCGCGAGGAGCGTCCTTCGGGCGGTTTCGGCGGCAGCCGCGGCGGCGGTTACGGCGGCGGCAGCCGCGGACGGAGATTCTAA
- a CDS encoding cold-shock protein, producing the protein MAKRITSGKREREKLKQTKRQDKQKKKEERMSAGSRSFEDMLAYVDENGVLHASPQDVGPRAEIDLSEIEVSVPRRMETGAEEPLSGRVEYFTSSKGYGFIKDASDSEKYFFHVTNAPAGIAEGDRVAFELERGTRGMNAVRIAIIDK; encoded by the coding sequence ATGGCCAAACGAATTACATCGGGAAAGCGAGAACGAGAAAAACTTAAACAGACAAAGCGTCAGGACAAGCAGAAGAAAAAGGAGGAGCGCATGAGCGCCGGCAGCCGCAGTTTCGAGGATATGCTGGCTTACGTCGATGAAAACGGCGTGCTTCATGCCTCGCCGCAGGACGTGGGGCCGAGGGCGGAGATCGACCTCTCCGAAATCGAGGTTTCGGTGCCCCGGCGGATGGAGACCGGGGCCGAAGAGCCCCTGAGCGGACGGGTGGAGTATTTCACCTCTTCGAAAGGATACGGTTTCATCAAGGACGCCTCGGACAGCGAAAAATACTTTTTCCACGTCACCAACGCTCCGGCGGGGATCGCCGAGGGCGACCGGGTGGCCTTCGAGCTTGAGCGCGGCACACGCGGCATGAACGCAGTACGAATAGCCATAATCGACAAATAG
- a CDS encoding porin: MKKLPILLLLLAACWSPAAAREPQSRTVQPQTEIITADSTYELIEQLRNMPNIEVGKGITFRPKNKWFELTMRFRMQNLLSLSFDDDFTLTKTDARVKRLRLRFDGYIYSPKLVYSVQLGFTGYDTEVLPNGNMNIVRDAIVYYVPSAKWNIGFGQTKIKANRARINSSSALQFVDRSIVNSEFNLDRDFGFFGEYNLDRKSGFDLSAKGSVTLGEGRNWGSSSNGGMAYTGRLELYPLGRFSAKGDLLEGDFDFEERPRILIAGAYSYNHKASRLKGQRGGIMPSDATRDIGSYFADFILKYRGFAFYTDYMGRTCGEPLFDSDRNAFVYSGQGLNIQASYLFRNKWEVALRNSTLFPEEKVQPLAGYRNWNQTTLGVTRYIIGHSLKVQADMSYNTRSRSADPNYNRWEIRFQLELGL, translated from the coding sequence ATGAAAAAATTACCGATCCTGCTCCTCCTGCTCGCCGCCTGCTGGTCGCCGGCCGCAGCCCGGGAGCCGCAATCCCGAACCGTCCAGCCGCAAACCGAAATCATTACGGCCGACTCGACCTACGAACTGATCGAGCAGCTGCGCAACATGCCCAACATCGAGGTGGGCAAGGGCATCACCTTCCGGCCCAAAAACAAATGGTTCGAACTGACGATGCGTTTCCGGATGCAGAACCTGCTGTCGCTGTCGTTCGACGACGACTTCACCCTCACCAAGACCGACGCCCGCGTGAAACGGCTCCGCCTGCGGTTCGACGGCTACATCTATTCGCCCAAGCTGGTCTACTCGGTCCAGCTGGGATTCACCGGCTACGACACCGAGGTGCTGCCCAACGGAAACATGAACATCGTGCGCGACGCCATCGTCTACTACGTCCCGAGCGCCAAATGGAACATCGGGTTCGGACAGACCAAGATCAAGGCCAACCGCGCGCGGATCAACTCGTCGAGCGCCCTGCAATTCGTCGATCGCAGCATCGTCAACAGCGAATTCAACCTCGACCGCGACTTCGGGTTCTTCGGCGAGTACAACCTCGACCGCAAGAGCGGCTTCGACCTCTCGGCCAAAGGCTCCGTGACGCTCGGCGAAGGCCGCAACTGGGGCAGCTCGTCGAACGGAGGGATGGCCTACACGGGGCGTCTGGAACTCTACCCGCTGGGGCGCTTCTCGGCCAAGGGCGACCTGCTGGAAGGGGATTTCGACTTCGAGGAACGCCCCCGCATCCTGATCGCCGGGGCCTACTCCTACAACCACAAGGCTTCGCGCCTAAAAGGCCAGCGCGGCGGAATCATGCCCAGCGACGCCACACGCGACATAGGCTCCTACTTCGCCGACTTCATCCTCAAATACCGCGGATTCGCGTTCTACACCGATTATATGGGGCGCACCTGCGGCGAACCGCTGTTCGACAGCGACCGGAATGCCTTCGTGTACAGCGGACAGGGCCTCAACATCCAGGCCAGCTACCTGTTCCGGAACAAATGGGAGGTGGCCCTGCGCAACTCGACGCTCTTCCCCGAGGAGAAGGTGCAGCCGCTGGCCGGATACCGGAACTGGAACCAGACCACGCTGGGCGTCACGCGCTACATCATCGGCCACAGTCTGAAAGTGCAGGCCGACATGTCGTACAACACCCGCAGCCGGTCCGCAGACCCGAATTACAACCGTTGGGAAATCCGGTTCCAGCTGGAGCTGGGACTCTGA
- a CDS encoding 3'-5' exonuclease, translated as MKDFAAIDFETANGKRTSVCSVGVVVVRGGEVTDTFYRLIRPRPNYYSRFTTAIHGLTYEDTAEAPDFAAVWQEIGPRIEGLPLVAHNSPFDEGCLKAVFDLYGMPYPGYTFYCTCRASRRIFGRRLPNHQLHTVSAACGYELENHHHALADAEACARIALKLL; from the coding sequence ATGAAAGATTTTGCAGCCATAGATTTCGAGACGGCCAACGGAAAGCGCACGAGCGTCTGCTCGGTGGGCGTCGTCGTCGTGCGCGGCGGCGAGGTGACCGATACGTTCTACCGGCTGATCCGCCCCCGTCCCAACTATTACAGCCGTTTCACCACGGCCATCCACGGCCTGACCTACGAGGATACGGCCGAGGCTCCCGATTTCGCCGCCGTGTGGCAGGAGATCGGGCCCCGCATCGAGGGCCTGCCGCTCGTGGCGCACAACTCGCCCTTCGACGAAGGGTGCCTGAAGGCGGTCTTCGACCTCTACGGCATGCCTTATCCCGGTTATACCTTCTATTGTACCTGCCGGGCCTCGCGGCGCATTTTCGGCCGCCGCCTGCCCAACCACCAGCTGCACACCGTTTCCGCGGCCTGCGGCTACGAGTTGGAAAACCACCACCATGCGCTGGCCGACGCCGAAGCCTGCGCGCGGATCGCACTCAAACTCCTTTGA
- the guaA gene encoding glutamine-hydrolyzing GMP synthase — translation MEKILILDFGSQYTQLIARRVRELNVYCEIHPFNKIPALDASVRGVILSGSPYSVRDAQAPNPDLSAFKGKLPLLGVCYGAQFLASAFGGEVQPAPSREYGRAMLSVGDPSDALMRDLPARTQVWMSHGDTITRVPDNYKLIASTEDVRVAAFRIAGEQTWGIQFHPEVYHSTDGTQLLKNFVVGICGCSQSWTSESFVESTVRELREKVGDDKVVLGLSGGVDSSVAAVLLHKAIGKNLYCIFVDSGLLRKNEFEDVLESYKNMGLNVKGVKAGAKFLGDLAGVSDPERKRKIIGRDFVEVFNEEAIQIKDVRWLAQGTIYPDVIESCSVNGPSATIKSHHNVGGLPEKMNLKIVEPLRLLFKDEVRRVGRSLGISEQLIGRHPFPGPGLAIRILGDITPEKVEILQNVDKIYIDSLRAAGLYDKVWQAGAILLPVKSVGVMGDERTYESCVALRAVTSTDGMTADWVHLPYEFLANVSNDIINKVKGVNRVVYDISSKPPATIEWE, via the coding sequence ATGGAAAAAATCCTCATTCTCGACTTCGGGTCGCAGTACACGCAGCTGATCGCACGCCGTGTCCGCGAACTGAACGTCTATTGCGAAATCCACCCGTTCAACAAGATTCCGGCGCTCGATGCGTCGGTGCGGGGTGTGATTCTTTCGGGCAGCCCCTATTCCGTGCGGGACGCCCAGGCCCCGAACCCCGACCTTTCGGCCTTCAAGGGCAAACTGCCGCTGTTGGGCGTCTGCTACGGAGCCCAGTTCCTCGCTTCGGCCTTCGGCGGCGAGGTGCAGCCCGCGCCCAGCCGCGAATACGGCCGTGCGATGCTCTCCGTCGGCGATCCGTCGGATGCGCTGATGCGCGACCTGCCGGCCAGAACGCAGGTGTGGATGTCGCACGGCGACACCATCACGCGCGTGCCCGATAACTATAAACTGATCGCCAGCACCGAGGATGTGCGCGTCGCCGCGTTCCGCATCGCGGGCGAGCAGACCTGGGGTATCCAGTTCCACCCGGAGGTCTACCACTCGACCGACGGCACGCAGCTGCTGAAGAACTTCGTCGTGGGCATCTGCGGCTGCTCGCAGTCGTGGACCTCGGAGAGTTTCGTGGAGTCCACCGTGCGTGAGCTGCGCGAGAAGGTGGGCGACGACAAGGTCGTGTTAGGGCTTTCGGGCGGCGTCGATTCGTCGGTGGCCGCCGTGCTGCTGCACAAGGCCATCGGCAAGAACCTCTACTGCATCTTCGTCGATTCGGGACTGCTGCGCAAGAACGAGTTCGAAGACGTGCTGGAGTCGTACAAGAACATGGGGCTGAACGTCAAGGGCGTGAAGGCCGGCGCCAAGTTCCTGGGCGACCTGGCCGGCGTCTCCGACCCCGAGCGCAAGCGCAAGATCATCGGCCGCGACTTCGTGGAGGTGTTCAACGAGGAGGCGATCCAGATCAAGGACGTTCGCTGGCTGGCGCAGGGTACGATCTACCCGGACGTGATCGAGTCGTGCTCGGTCAACGGCCCTTCGGCCACGATCAAGTCGCACCACAACGTCGGCGGCCTTCCCGAGAAGATGAACCTGAAGATCGTCGAGCCGCTGCGCCTGCTGTTCAAGGACGAGGTGCGCCGCGTGGGGCGTTCGCTGGGCATCTCCGAGCAGTTGATCGGCCGCCATCCCTTCCCGGGACCGGGCCTTGCGATCCGCATTCTGGGCGACATCACTCCCGAGAAGGTCGAGATTCTGCAAAACGTGGACAAGATTTACATCGACTCGCTGCGCGCCGCCGGGCTGTACGACAAGGTATGGCAGGCCGGAGCGATCCTGCTCCCGGTGAAGAGCGTCGGCGTGATGGGCGACGAACGCACCTACGAGAGTTGCGTGGCCCTGCGCGCCGTGACCTCCACGGACGGCATGACGGCCGACTGGGTGCACCTTCCCTACGAGTTCCTGGCCAACGTTTCGAACGACATCATCAACAAGGTCAAGGGGGTCAACCGCGTAGTCTACGACATCTCCTCAAAACCGCCCGCAACGATCGAGTGGGAATAG